One window of Medicago truncatula cultivar Jemalong A17 chromosome 2, MtrunA17r5.0-ANR, whole genome shotgun sequence genomic DNA carries:
- the LOC11443355 gene encoding monothiol glutaredoxin-S10, with product MDRISKLASQKAVVIFSKSSCGMSHAIKRLFYEQGVGPAIYELDEDKRGREMEWALIRLGCNPSVPAVFIGGKFVGSANIIMTLHLNGSLKKMLREAGALWL from the coding sequence ATGGATCGCATATCGAAATTAGCATCACAAAAGGCGGTAGTGATCTTTAGCAAGAGTTCATGTGGGATGAGCCATGCAATTAAGAGACTATTTTATGAGCAAGGTGTTGGTCCAGCAATCTATGAACTAGATGAAGATAAGAGGGGGAGGGAAATGGAATGGGCTCTCATAAGATTAGGATGCAACCCTAGTGTTCCAGCAGTGTTCATTGGTGGCAAGTTTGTGGGTTCAGCCAACATAATCATGACCCTTCATCTCAATGGCTCACTCAAGAAAATGCTTAGAGAAGCTGGTGCACTTTGGCTTTAG
- the LOC11441859 gene encoding monothiol glutaredoxin-S2, whose amino-acid sequence MERVTQLASERSVVIFSKSSCCMCHTIKTLFSDFGVNPEVHELDEMSGGRDIEQALLRLGCNPSVPAVFIGGELVGGANEVMSLHLNRSLIPMLRRAGAIWV is encoded by the coding sequence ATGGAGAGGGTGACACAGTTGGCATCAGAGAGGTCAGTGGTGATATTCAGCAAGAGTAGTTGTTGCATGTGTCACACAATCAAAACCCTCTTCAGTGACTTTGGAGTGAATCCAGAAGTTCATGAACTTGATGAGATGAGTGGAGGGAGAGACATTGAACAAGCACTTTTAAGGCTAGGATGTAACCCTTCTGTGCCTGCTGTGTTCATTGGTGGTGAGCTTGTTGGTGGAGCTAATGAAGTTATGAGCCTTCACCTTAATAGGTCTCTGATTCCAATGCTTAGAAGAGCAGGAGCTATTTGGGTTTGA
- the LOC11442947 gene encoding serine/threonine-protein kinase PBL27 — MGGCFPCFGSSNKEDTNAVKEVSKKESFKEASLPQSHHPTRVSSDKSKSKSVSDSKKEKEAPVPKDGATAHIAAQTFTFRELAAATKNFRPECLLGEGGFGRVYKGCLESTKQVVAVKQLDRNGLQGNREFLVEVLMLSLLHHPNLVNLIGYCADGDQRLLVYEFMPLGSLEDHLHDLPPEKEPLDWNTRMKIAAGAAKGLEYLHDKANPPVIYRDLKSSNILLDEGFHPKLSDFGLAKLGPVGDKTHVSTRVMGTYGYCAPEYAMTGQLTLKSDVYSFGVVFLELITGRKAIDNTRGHGEHNLVAWARPLFKDRRKFPKMADPLLQGRYPMRGLYQALAVAAMCLQEQAATRPLIGDVVTALTYLASQAFDPNAANQSNRVGPSTPRLRDDRRSMADSVDSPDRARLGSPSTRRNSPDLRKRDGRDPSELSRIDTGGGSGRKWGVDDLERHDSQRDSPVNTGRARETPRNRDLDRERAVAEARVWGENWREKKRGNAVGSFDGTNE, encoded by the exons atggGTGGTTGTTTTCCTTGTTTTGGATCATCCAACAAGGAGGACACTAATGCTGTGAAGGAAGTTTCAAAAAAAGAATCTTTTAAGGAAGCTTCTCTTCCTCAATCTCATCACCCCACTAGGGTTAGCTCAG ataaatcaaaatcaaaaagtgTCTCAGATTCTAAGAAGGAAAAGGAAGCACCAGTTCCAAAGGATGGCGCAACGGCACATATTGCTGCACAAACATTTACATTCCGAGAGCTTGCAGCTGCTACAAAGAATTTTAGGCCAGAGTGCTTATTAGGTGAAGGAGGTTTTGGACGTGTTTACAAAGGTTGTCTTGAGAGCACGAAACAG GTAGTTGCTGTAAAACAGCTTGACCGGAATGGACTTCAAGGAAATCGAGAGTTTTTGGTGGAAGTTCTCATGCTCAGCCTCTTACATCACCCAAATCTTGTGAATTTGATTGGTTATTGCGCTGACGGTGATCAGAGGCTGCTCGTTTATGAATTTATGCCATTGGGATCTCTGGAGGATCATTTACATG ATCTTCCTCCAGAAAAGGAACCTCTAGACTGGAACACAAGGATGAAAATAGCAGCTGGGGCAGCAAAGGGATTGGAATACTTGCATGACAAGGCAAATCCCCCTGTGATCTATAGAGACTTAAAATCATCTAACATCCTCCTAGATGAAGGTTTTCATCCCAAGTTATCAGATTTTGGGCTGGCAAAACTTGGTCCAGTTGGTGATAAGACTCATGTATCCACACGTGTAATGGGAACATATGGCTATTGTGCCCCGGAGTATGCTATGACTGGTCAACTAACTCTGAAATCAGACGTCTATAGTTTCGGAGTTGTCTTCCTTGAACTCATTACCGGGCGCAAAGCTATTGATAACACGCGTGGGCATGGAGAGCATAATCTTGTGGCATGG GCACGACCTCTTTTTAAAGACCGCAGGAAGTTTCCCAAAATGGCTGATCCACTTCTTCAAGGTCGATATCCAATGCGGGGACTGTATCAAGCACTTGCAGTTGCAGCCATGTGTTTGCAGGAACAAGCTGCTACAAGGCCTCTTATTGGAGATGTTGTGACTGCTCTCACATATCTAGCCTCCCAAGCATTTGACCCGAATGCAGCCAATCAGTCGAACAGGGTCGGTCCATCAACCCCTAGACTGAGGGACGACAGAAGGAGCATGGCAGATAGTGTGGATAGCCCTGACCGTGCACGGCTCGGTTCCCCTTCTACTCGTAGGAACTCACCTGACCTCAGGAAGAGAGACGGTAGGGATCCAAGTGAGTTGAGCAGAATTGACACTGGTGGCGGCTCTGGAAGAAAATGGGGAGTGGATGATTTGGAGAGGCATGATTCTCAGAGAGATAGCCCTGTAAATACCGGAAGAGCTAGAGAGACTCCAAGGAACCGCGACCTGGATAGAGAACGTGCAGTTGCGGAAGCAAGAGTGTGGGGAGAGAATtggagagagaagaaaagaggaaatgCAGTGGGTAGCTTTGATGGTACAAATGAGTGA